The Dehalococcoidia bacterium genomic sequence CTCTGAGCGCCTTCGAAACCGTCTCCAGGTCCTTGTCCCCGCGCCCGGAGAGGCAGACGAGCACGATGTCGTCGGGCCGGAGCCGCGGCGCCAGCTTTTCGACGTACGCGATGGCGTGCGATGACTCGAGGGCAGGGATTATGCCTTCGGCCCGGCAGAGAAGCTGGAACGCCGCCAGGGCCTCTGCGTCCGTGACCGACTCGTAGGCCGCGCGCTCGCTCTGCTTGAGCCAGGCGTGCTCCGGACCGACGCCGGGGTAGTCGAGGCCGGCCGAGATACTGTGTGTCTGAAGCACCTGCCCGTAGGCGTCCTGGAGCAGATAAGAGAACGAACCGTGGAGCACGCCCGGCCGGCCTGCGGCCAGAGTCGCGGCGTGCTCACCTGTCGCGATGCCGTGCCCCGCCGCCTCGACGCCGATGAGGCGCACAGATGGCTCATCGATGAAATCGTGGAACAGGCCGATGGCGTTGCTGCCCCCGCCGACGCAGGCCAGCGCGTAGTCCGGCAGCCGCCCCTCCTTCTCCAGCAGCTGCGCCTTCGCCTCGCGCCCGATGACGGACTGGAAGTCGCGCACGATCGCCGGGTAGGGGTGGGGGCCGACGGCGCTGCCGATGAGGTAGTAAGTGTCGCGCACGTTCGTCACCCAGTCGCGCAGGGCCTCGTTCGTCGCGTCCTTCAGGGTGCGGCTGCCGCTCTTCACGGGCCTCACCTCGGCGCCGAGCAGGTTCATGCGGAACACGTTCGGCGCCTGGCGCTCCATGTCCAGCTCGCCCATGTAGACGACGCATTCCAGGCCAAGCTGGGCGCAGATCGTCGCCGTTGCCACGCCGTGTTGGCCTGCGCCCGTCTCCGCGATGACCCGCCTCTTTCCCAGGCGCTTCGCCAGAAGCCCTTGCCCGATGGCGTTGTTGATTTTGTGAGCGCCCGTGTGGGCCAGGTCCTCGCGCTTCAGATACACCTTTGCCCCGCCCAGGCGCCGCGTAAGGTTGTCCGCGAAGTACAGCGGCGTCGGCCGGCCGGCGAAGTCGCGCAGGAGCGCGGCCAGCTCGGCCTCGAATGCGGAGTCTGCGCGGGCTCCGGCGTATGCCGTTTCGAGCTCGGAGAGGGCGGCCATCAGCGTCTCGGGCACGTAGCGGCCGCCGAAGGCGCCAAAGCGGCCGCGGGCGTCAGGGACGGTCGTCATGACTTCGCCTCTCGGATGAACCGGCGTATCTTCTCGTGGTCCTTAGTCCCGTCCGTCTCGACCCCGCTGGCGACGTCGACGCACCAGGGACTGACAGCGCGGACGGTGCTGGCCACGTTCTCGGGCGTAAGGCCGCCGGCAAGCCAGATGGGCATCACCCGGGCCACCTCCGCGGCAACGGCGACGTCAACCCGCTCCCCGGTCCCCCCGTAAGCGCCGGCACGGCCGCGGTCCAGCATGACGGCCAGTGCGCTGCCGGCCTCGACGCGGGCGATCACGTCCTTCGCCGTGTCCGACGGCGCGACGTGGAGGACCTTGATGACCTGCCGGTTCGCGAGCAGGCAACGGCTCCAGGGCTCGGAGCCCGAAAGCTGTATCAGGTCGATCTCGACCTCGTCGGCGATGTCATTGACCTCGTCCGCCTCCATCGCCGCGAACACGCCGACCGTTAGGGGCCGCTTGCGCTCCAGCATGCGCTCCAGGGCCGAAGCGCCGTGCTCGAACCAGGAGCGCAGGTCGGGCTTCTCCACCCGGTATAGCGCCGGCGGCTGCGCCTGCTCCATCTCCCGCAGCGGCCTGCCGAGGGCGCGTACGATCTCGCCCGCGTCCTCGACCGAGACCCGGCGGGGACTGGCGGCGAAGTTTAGGCCGATGAAGTCCGCGCCGGCTTCGGCCGCGGCCAGAGCCTCATCGACCGAGCGGCAGCCGCAGATCTTAACTTTGACCACGGCTCGTCAACTGCTGAAGCGGCGCCGCGAAGCCGATGTAGGCCAGAGTCTGCTCGAGCGTCTCATTCAGGGGCCGGCTCATGTCGAGCGCCAGGTGAGGTTCGCGCAAGGGCGAAGGCCCCGGCCGGACGTAGGTCTCGGGCGCCGCCACTCGGGGTTGGGACGACCGGATGGTGCGCCCGTCCATGCGCCGCTGCAGTTCGTCGAGGTCGGTTAGGAGGCAGCGGATGATGTAGTACTCGGCGCCGCAATCCCCGGCAATCGCGCGGCCGCGATCACGGATGGATGTGAAGTTCGCCGGACTGTCGAGGACGACGCTGAGACCCTGCGAGAGCAGCGACCCCCCGAGTTCCAGGAAGACGTCGTAGGCTGCCGGCCCCGCGACCTCTTCCGGCACGCCACTGTCCAGCATCCCAGCCTTGATGATGTCCTTGTCGATGACGACGGCGCCCGTCGCCTTCCCGATCGCGAAGGCGAGCGTCGTCTTGCCGGCGCCGGCGGCGCCGGCCATCTGCAGCAGGAAGGGGCGGCTCAAAAGCGCAACTCCTGCATCTTCGCCCGTACGTCCGTCGAGGTCATGAAAGCTTCGCCCACCAGCACGGCGTTAGCCCCTGCCCGATAGAGGCGCTCGACGTCCGCCCGCGTTTGCACGCCGCTCTCCGCGACTACGACCGCGTCCCGCGGCAGCAGCGGCCGCAGGCGCTCCGTGGTCGACAGGTCGACCTCGAAGGTGTGGAGGTCCCGGTTGTTGATGCCGAACATCGACGCGCCGGCCGCCACCGCCCGCTCCGCCTCCGCCTCGCTGTGCACCTCGACGAGCGCCTCCATCTGCAATTCCTCGGTCTTCTGGATCAGGTCTCGCAGGAGCGACGTGTCCAGGACGGCGACGATGAGCAGCAAGGCGTCGGCGCCCGCGGCGCGCGACTCGGTGATCTCGTACGGATCGACGAGGAAGTCCTTGCGCAGCATCGAGGGGCGGCCGCCGGGATAGTAGCCCTTCAGGCTGATCCGCGTCTCGGTCAGCCAGCGCAGGTCGCCCTGGAAGTAGTTCGGCTCGGTGACCACGGAGATGCCAGCGGCGCCGCCCAGCGTGTAGGTCCGGGCCAGCGCCAGGTGGTCGAGGCGGCTGATCAGGCGGCCTTTCGACGGCGAGGCCTTCTTGATCTCGGCGATGAGCCGCATGAAGCGGCCGCCGTTGCTGGGTCCGCGCGGCCCCTCGATGATCGCCTGGCTGAGGCGCCACTGCTCGTCCAACTCGCCCAGGTGACGCAGTAGCGTCGCCTCGGGTTGGTCCCGCTTCTTCTGCTCGAGCTGCTCCCGCTTGTCCGCGATGATGCGGTCGAGAATGCTGCCGCTGGGCCGGACGCCGGCCTGTGTCATGAGCCACCAAGCTTTCTGGTGAGGTCCACGTACTTACGCAGGACCTCGGCTGCGGCTCCCGAAGAGATTGACTGCTCGGCCACCTTGACGCCCTCCCCCAGGGTAGCGACTCTGCCCGCGGCTACGAGGCCGGCGGCGGCGTTCACGAGGACGTAGTCCCGGTCAGCGCCGTCTTTGCCCGCCAGGACCAGGCGGATGCGCTCCGCGTTCTCCGTCGCGGTACCGGTCTTCACCTCTCCCACCGGCCTCGGCGGGAGGCCGGCGTCGGCCGCCGTCCAGGTGTAGGCGGTCACCGCCGCCCCCTGGACGTCGAGCACCGACGTGACGGCGCCGAGAGATACCTCATCGAGGCCGTCCTCGGCGTGCACGACCAGCGTCCGCACCGTGCCCAGCCGCGCGGCCACCTCGGCGATCCTGGGCGCAAGCCTGGAGTCGCCCGCGCCGAGCAGCTGGCGGTTTGCGCCGGCCGGGTTCGTGAGAGGGCCAAGCGAGTTGAAGATCGTGCGGATACCGATCTCGCGCCGCGTGGGGCCCGCATGGCGCATCGCCGGATGGAAGGCCTGGGCAAACAGGAAGGCAAACCCCGTTTCGCTGAGGCAAAGGGCGGCCTGTTCGGGCGTCAGTTCGAGCTTCGCCCCCAGAGCCTCGAGGACGTCCGCAGCGCCGCTGGCCGAGGTGAAGCCCCGGTTGCCATGTTTCGCGACGCGGACGCCGGCGCCGGCGCAGACCAGCGCCGCGGCCGTGGATATGTTCACGGGGTCGAAGGCGCCCCCGCCCGTGCTCACGATGTCGAGCAGGTCGCCATCGACGGGCACGCGCACGGCTTTGGCGCGCATGGTGCGGACCATGCCGCAGATTTCGTCCGTGGTCTCGCCCTTGAGGCGCAGTCCGGTCAGGAAGGCGGCGATCTGCGACGGCGTCGCCTCGCCCTCCATGATCTCGGTCATCACCGCCGAGGCCTCGACCTCCGTGAGGTCGCGCCCTTCCACCACTGCCGCGATGGCTTCGCGGATCATGCTTCTAACATGCCTCCTTAGTGAGCGCGGCTGGGACTGGACGAATGGCCACCATCGCTTGATCCCTGTCTCCGCGGACCACCATCAGGGCCCTCCTGACCCGCGGGGGTCGAAACGCCTGCTCGGCGCGGCGTTCGATACGGGTTCCCGGTCGAATACAGCGTAGACAATTCTGTAGTCGGTTACCCTCAGGCGCCACGACGGCGCCGTGCCGCGAAGTCTCACGCATCTCTGGGCCTTGGTCCGCGGGCATGGGGGTCAATACCTCAGGAAGTTAGCCAGCAACTGCTTGCCCGGCTGCGTCAGGATCGACTCCGGGTGAAACTGCACGCCTTCGACGCGTAGCTCCCTGTGCCTCACGCCCATGATCACGCCGGACTCCGAGCGCGCCGTCACCTCCAGGCACTCCGGTACAGTTTCCGGCAGGATCGCCAGGGAGTGGTAGCGGACTGCCTCGAAGGGGTTCGGCAAGCCCTCGAAGACGCCCTTGCCGTCATGGCTGATCCAGGACATCTTGCCGTGCTTGATCTCGCCGGCGCCCGCGACGACGGCGCCGAAGGCCTCGCCGATGCACTGATGGCCAAGGCAGACGCCGAGCAGCGGCACCCTGCCGGCAAAGTGCCGGATGCAGTCGACGCTGATGCCGGCTTCCCTGGGAGTACAGGGCCCGGGCGAAATCACGATGCGCTCGGGCGCCATCTGGTCGATGTCTTCGATAGTGATCTTGTCGTTGCGAAAGACCTCCACCTCCGCCCCCAGCTCGCAGAGGTACTGGTAGAGGTTGTAGGTGAAGCTGTCGTAGTTATCGATTAGAAGTAGCATCGACTCCTTCCGCCTGGACTGCCGGAATCCTGACTTGTCGAGGTGCGGAAGCGCTGAATCGCAGGGGCCGCTCCGCGGCGCTGCCCTCGTCCCGAAAACCCCGCTGGGAGAGGCTGGAATCTTCGGTCGCCTGTGGTCTCCTCATGGCTTGACCGCCTTGATGATCAGCGTAGTGGGGATCAGCGAGCCCTGCTCATACGGGTACGTGTCGTCCCAGGACTCGTCCTGCGCCTCCGGGAGCATCCTGGGCTCGAGGACGCGGTCGATGACCAGGCCCGCGCCCCGGACCAGGTCTACCCAGTCTTCGATCGTGCGTGTCCAGTCGCGCATCCACACGCCGGAGCCCGGCCCCCATTCCCACTCCTGGTAGGCGTCCCAGTACGAGCGGCCCACACGGAACGGGTCGTCCTCGGACATCATCGCCCGCGCCGGGTGGCCTACCGAGAACACGAAACAGCCGCCGGGTTTCAGTACGCGCGCGACCTCCGCCACGCAGGTCGCGATGTCCTCGACGTACCCCAGGGCGTAGGCCGAGAAGACCGCATCCTGGGAGGCCGACTTGACCTGCGTCAGCGTCGTAATGTCGCCCTCCAGGAACTCGACCCGCGCGCCCTCCTCGGCCGCCAGGGCCCGGGCGTACTGCAACTGCATCGCCGACTGGTCGATGCCGGTCGCGATGGCGCCCTGCTTCGCGAAGGCGATGGAGCATTGGCCGCCGCCGCAGCCGATCTCGAGTACGCGCTTCCCCCGCACGTCGCCCAGCAGGCGCAGGTCGTTCTCGGTCGGCATGCGCGGACCGTAGTGGGCGGCGTCGGTGCCGAGGCGGTGCTTCAATTGGTACATGGCGCTGATCGCGTCCCAGGCTGCCCGGTTGTCCGGGACGCCGGGCGGACGGCGGTCTCCCACGCCAAGGAGCGCCCGGAGGTCCGCGGGCATCGGGAACGACGCCTCGTCCCCGAGGTCTGACGCCTCGACCCAGCGCGCCTCTTCGTAGGCGCCCTTGCGAAAGCGCAGTTCGCCCTCATAGCGCCCGACCCGGAAGACGTTGGTCACGAAGTTGCGGCCGCGGTCCGAGAGGTACAGGGTCTCCACGAACTCCTCTTCGAGCACTTTCACGCCCAGCACCTCTCGGCTGAACCGGCGCAGGGTCTCCTCATCCGATTCGTCTTCGGGCATGAGGTCGCCGGGCAGCGTCCACTGGCCCGCGAAGGGCTTGCCGTCGTCCGTCCGGCGCGCCAGCAAGACCTCGCCGTCCTCCTCGAACAAGAGCCAGACGAGGATCGACTGTCTCACGGGCTTCCTCCCGCGAGGACTTGCTTCGCAACCAGGACCAGGCCGGTGACGCGTTCGTTAGTGATGGCCATCAATACCCCAGGCTGCCGCGCACGAACGGCGTCGACTGCTCCTCCGCGAGGTCAATCGCCCGCAGGAGAGCGCCGGCCTTGTTTTCCGTCTCGCTGAATTCGAAGTGAGGCTCGCTGTCATAAACGATCCCCCCGCCCGCCTGTATGTGGCACACGCCGTCCTTCACGACCATGGTGCGGATGGCAATCGCCGTGTCCATGTTGCCGGCCAGGTCGAAGTAACCGACGCAGCCGGCGTAGGTGCCACGCCGGTCTCGTTCCAGCTCGGCGATGATCTCCATCGCCCGCACCTTGGGCGCGCCCGACACGGTGCCGGCCGGGAAGCAGGCGCGCAGCACGTCGAAGGGGGTGAGGTCCTCTCGCAGACGGCCGCTGACGTGCGAGACCAGGTGCATGACGTGTGAGTAGCGCTCGATCTCCAGCATCTGCGACACCTGCACCGTGCCGGGTTTGCTCACTCGGCCGACATCGTTCCGGCCGAGGTCCAGGAGCATGACGTGCTCGGCGCGCTCCTTCTCGTCGCTCCGCAGTTCCCGCTCCAGCGCCTCGTCCTCCTCGGGCGTCGCGCCGCGACGGCGGGTGCCGGCGATGGGGTGGTAATCGATCTTGCCGTCCTCGACGCGCACCAGCATCTCCGGCGATGCACCGACAACCTGGAACTCGCCGAAGTCCAGGTAGTACATGTATGGCGAAGGGTTCACGGTGCGCAGGGCGCGGTAGATGTCGAAGGGGTGGGCGGTGGTCGGACGCTGAAAGCGCTGCGAGAGCACCACCTGGATGATGTCGCCCGCGACGATGTACTCCTTACCCCTCTCGACGATCGCGTCGTAGGTCTCGCGGTCCATGTTCGAGCGCGCCGGAGCGCGGCGCGTTTCCGCGGCTGGTGCGGCCCGGTAGGGCAGACGCTCCAGCGGCCGCTCTAGCCGCCCCACCAGCTCCTCGATCCGCCAGGCCGCTTGCCGGTAAGAAGCCTCGATGTCGCCGTCCAGGCGGAAGTGGCTGACGACCTTGATCTTGTGCTGGAGGTGGTCGAAGACCAGGAGCGTGTCCGTGAACAGGAACACCGACTCGGGGATGCCGAGCGGGTCGTTCGGCGGCAGCCCGACCCGAGGCTCGAAGTAGCGCACGCACTCGTACGACAGGTACCCGACGGCACCGCCCGTAAACCGCGGCAGCCCGCCGACCGGCACCACCTGAAAGCGCGACATCTCTTTCTGCACCTCGATCAGGGGGTCGACGCAGCCGCCATCGCGCTCGCCAGTGCGCGCGCTGCGGTAGGGCTCCGTGCCGATGAAGCTGTAGCGCGCCAGCCGCTCCCCGCCCTCGACGCTCTCCAGCAGGAAGCTGTAGCGCCCGCGCGCCACCTTCAGGAACGCCGACACTGGCGTCTCCAGGTCCGCAGGCACCTCGGCGTACAGCGGACAGAAGTTCCCCTTCTCCGCCAGGAGCCGCGCCTCCGCGAGGGACGGGTACAGCTTCACGCCCCCTCCTCCGCGGCCGGGACCTCCAGAGCCCGAAGCCTCCTTACCGGCTGCGGCCCAGGCCGGCATGCCACTGAAGCGTCCCTGAGTTGAAACGGGTACTGGCGGGCGGATCGCTGCTCACTCATGACGTTCTCAGGCTCGAAGGCCTGGCGGTGTGCGGGTCTCGCAGGTAGTCGATGCCCATCGCCTCCCGCACCATCGCCATGGTCTCTTCGCCGACCGCCTTTTCGGCACGACTTCCTTCGGCGAGCGCGTCGCGGACGTCGCCCATGTGGGCCTCGTAGTAAGCCCGCTTCTCCCGGATGGGGTCGAGGAAGGCATTGAGGGCGCGCGCCAGCTTCTGCTTGACCTCGACATCCCCCACGGCGCCCCTGACGTAACGCTCCTTGAGGTCGTTGACCTCGGCCTTATCGGGGTTGAAGGCGTCGTGGTACATGAAGACCGGGTTCCCTTCGACGTGCCCCGGGTCGGTGGCCCGCAGCCGCGTCGGGTCGGTGAACATCCTCCGCACCTTCTCCGTCACGACGTCAGGCGGGTCCTTGAGGTAGATGGCGTTGTTGAGCGACTTCGACATCTTGGCCTGGCCGTCTGTCCCCGTGAGGCGAGCCACCCGGCCGACCAGCGGCTCCGGCAGGGGAAACACCTCCCTGAACTGGCGATTGAACCGCCGCGCTACTTCTCGCGTCATCTCGATGTGGGGCAACTGGTCCTCGCCGACGGGCACCAGGTTCGCCCGCGGCAGCAGGATGTTGGCCGCCTGCTGGATTGGGTAGAAGAAGAACGCGGCGGGCACGCTCTTGTGCCCGGCCTCGATGTCCTCCATCTCCGCCTTGAGGGTCGGGTTGCGCTGCAGCATCCCCAACGGGAGGTACCAGCCGAGCCAGCCCGCCAGCTCGATGTTCTCCGGCACCTGGCTCTCGATCACGAAGTGCGAGCGGGCGGGGTCGAGCCCCACGGCCAGCCAGTCGAGCGCCACCTCCCACACGGACTCGCGCACCGTGTCGAGCCTGTCGGCGTAGTCCGACACCTGGCAGTCGGCGATCAGGAAGAAGCACTCGTACTCGTCCTGGAGACGCACCCAGTTCTCCAGGGCGCCGGCGTAGTGGCCGAGGTGCAGCGGCCCCGTCGGCCGGACGCCGGTCAGGATGCGGCGGCGCGCCCCGCTCATGACGCCCCTCGGAAAGGCGCGGAGAGCAGAGAACAGAGAACAGACTCAGAGGTCATACACGCGCCCCTTGTCACGCACAGATGGGCCGGCGTCGAGGTCCTTCATGCGGCTGGTAAGCAGCTTGACCAGTTCCTCGTACCGGGCATCGAGAGTCGCGGCCTCCTCCGGCTGAAGGTCACCGCTCCTGGCCAGAAGGTCTAACCACGACTGCACCTCGTGGGCAGAACCCCTGGCGTAGGAGAGGTGGCTGCGGTACGCGGCCCGCGAATACCTGCCGTAACCCTCGGCGATGTTGGCCGGCACTGATCCGGCCGCCCTAACGAGTTGCCTGACCAATGCGTCGTTAGCCCTGTCCGGCCGCAAGCCCAGCGAAAGTCCGATGATCTCAGCGGCCAACTCCTGCGACTTCTGCCAGGTCAGCAGGTTCCTGAAGTGCGACGCACTCTTCCTCCGCTCTCTGCTCTCTGTCCTCTGCACTGTCATGCTCCCACCTTCGGCACGCTCTTCAGCGCCGCCGCCACCATCTCCTCAGGGTAGGCGTAGTCCTCCAGCCGCCCCGAGAGGTAGGCGTCGTAGGCAGCGAGGTCGAAGTGGCCGTGGCCGGAGAGGTTGAAGAGGATCGTGCGCGCTTCGCCCGCCTCGTCCGCCGCGCGCGCCTCGTCGATCGCGGCGCGGATGGCGTGCGAGGACTCCGGCGCCGGGATGATGCCCTCCGTGCGCGCGAACTGGACCGCGGCCTCGAAGCACTTAGTCTGCGGCAGCGCCACCGCCTCGATGTGGCCGCGCGCGTGCAGCTCGCAGATAAGCGGCGCCATGCCGTGATAGCGCAGCCCGCCGGCGTGGATGCCCGGGGGCATGAAGGTGTGGCCGAGCGTGTACATCTTCACCAGCGGCGTCATGGCCGCCGTGTCACCGAAGTCATACACGTACTGCCCCTTCGTCAGGCTGGGGCAGGACTCGGGCTCCGCGGCAACGAAGCGCGTCTTCTTGCCGTTGAGAAGCCGCTCCCGCATGAAGGGGAAGGCGATGCCGGCGTAGTTCGAGCCGCCGCCCACGCAGCCGATCACTATGTCCGGATACTCGCCGGCCATCTCCATCTGCTTCATCGCCTCCTCTCCGACCACCGTCTGGTGCAGGAGGACGTGGTTCAGCACGCTGCCGAGGGAGTACTTCGTGTCGTCGCGCCCCGCGGCGTCCTCGACCGCCTCGCTGATTGCGATGCCCAGGCTGCCGGGCGAGTCCGGGTCCTGCTCGAGGATGCCGAGGCCAGCCTTCGTGTCACGGCTGGGGCTGGGCACGACCTTCGCGCCCCAGGTCTCGATCATCGACCGGCGGTAGGGCTTCTGCTCGTAGCTCACGCGCACCATGTACACCTTGAGCTCGAGGCCAAACATCTGGCAGGCCAGGGCAAGGGCGCTGCCCCACTGCCCGGCCCCCGTCTCCGTCGTCAGGCGCCGGGTGCCCTCGACCTTGTTGTAGTAGGCCTGGGCCACGGCGGTGTTCGGCTTGTGCGACCCCGCCGGCGACACGCCCTCGTACTTGTAGTAGATGTGGGCGCGCGTCCCCAGTGCCTTCTCCAGGCGGTAGGCCCGGTACAGGGGCGAAGGCCGCCAGAGTTTGTAGACCTCCCGGACCTCCTCCGGGATCTCGATGAAGCGCTCTCCGCTCACTTCCTGCCCGATGAGGGCCATCGGGAACAGTGGCGCCAGGTCATCCGGGCCGATGGGCTGGAGCGTGCCCGGGTGCAGCGGCGGCGGCGGCGGACCGCCGGTTGCCACCATGTCCGGCAGGATGTTGTACCAGTGCGTCGGCAGGTCGCGCTCCGTGAGCAGGAACTTCGTTGTCGTGTCAGATGCCATCTTCGTTGCCTCCTCAGTAGTCCAGCGTTCGCAGTGCCGAGTAAAGGTCCGAGCGGCTCATCGCGCCGCTCAGGGCGCGGCTCCTTTCACAGCCCAGGCGCGGGCGATGAGTTCGATGCTACCGTCGGGGGCGATGGGTAGCGTGGAACGCAGGCGCTCGCGCAGGGCGACGCGGCGGTCCTCCGCGAGCGACATGCAGTAGCCCGGCGCCGGCGCGTCAGCCATCAGAAACGGCGTCCAGTAGTCGTCGAAGTCACGGAAGCGGGTCGTGACGTCGATGGCCCGGACCTGCACATCCCTGATCCGCGTCGCCGAGAACAACGCCGCGAGCCGCTCGGGATGGCAGATCGTGAACCGCGCGCCCTCGTCGTAGTGGACCGCTTCGGGGTCGAGCGCCTCGGCGGCGTCCCAGAAGCGGCGCATCATCTGCATCTCGCCGGCGTAGTCCCACACGTACAGGCCAACGATGCCTCCCGGTCTCGATACCCGCGCCATCTCCGCGGCCATCCGTTCCTTGTCCGGCACGAAGTTCAGCACCAGCCCGGAGACGACGGCGTCGAATGACCCACCGGCGTAGGGCAACTCCTGCGCATCGGCAACGCGGATATCGACGCGCGTCTCCGTCAGGAGTTGGCGCGCCGCGGCGGCGTAGGCCTCCGACCGGTCGATGCCGGCTACGGACCGTGGCGCTGAGCGCGCCAGCACCGTCGCCGCCAGCGTGCCCGTGCCGCAGCCGACGTCGAGCCAGCGCCCGCCATCGCCGGCTTCGAGCCAGTCGATGAACTCGGCGGCGACC encodes the following:
- a CDS encoding class I SAM-dependent methyltransferase; this encodes MAGQKDSEVWSSAEGYERYVGRWSRLVAAEFIDWLEAGDGGRWLDVGCGTGTLAATVLARSAPRSVAGIDRSEAYAAAARQLLTETRVDIRVADAQELPYAGGSFDAVVSGLVLNFVPDKERMAAEMARVSRPGGIVGLYVWDYAGEMQMMRRFWDAAEALDPEAVHYDEGARFTICHPERLAALFSATRIRDVQVRAIDVTTRFRDFDDYWTPFLMADAPAPGYCMSLAEDRRVALRERLRSTLPIAPDGSIELIARAWAVKGAAP